AAATTGTAAAAGAGTCACAgctagaaataattaaaaatgatgtCGCAGATGAACCTGAAAATCAACAGAGTAGTGTGTTTTACGAAGAGATTATAAATGAATCACAACCTGAAATTATAACTAAATCACAGTTGGAAATAATCAAAAGTGATGATAAAGAAGAGCCTGAAACTAGAAAGTATGCAAAACTTCCTAAAGAAActttaatagaaaatgaaaaaaattttatcattaatatGGGTGATAATATTGCACATTCAGCAAATGTGGAAACAACAAGTGATGTTGAAATGGATACAGAAAAAGTTGTAAAGATAGCTGATGCAGAAGATCTAGAGTTAAATAAGAATGAGGAGCTCTCTAACAAGCAACAATTGGAAGATAATTTAAAGTGCGATATCAATAAAGataatttgaaagatattttagaAACTGCTAGTAAAGTAGAGGATATATTTTCTGAAGAACAGTGCCAAAGTACACAGGATATTGTTACAAGTATCCTAGATGATGTAAGAAATGCAACTGatttcaagaatattttaaGCACAGAAGCTGTTGCAGCAAATGAAATAGAAGAGGTTCTTCAACAATCTGGAAATATTCCATTAGCAGAAACTGAAATTGAAGAATTGACTGAAAAATTACCACAGGATTCAGAAGATATCATGAATAAGGATATGGAGGATTCAATCTCAGAACACATAGATTCCCTAGAAGGACTATTAGGTTTAGATTTAATACCAGAGGGAGAAGATTCCTCATTGAAAGCAACAAAAGCTGAAGAGGAACTTCAGAAATCAGACCAATTATCAAAGGTTGTAGACATGAGTCTTTTGTTAGAACAGTCAGATCCCATTTCTGATATGGCACAAACTTCTGATTATATAACACAGGTGATCAGTAGTTGTTTAACAGATAGAAATGATTTACCATTAGAAACTACAAAGAAATCCAATACAATTGAAGTTGTTGATGATAAAGTTAAAAATTCTCCAGCTAGTgatatattgaaaattgatGGAAGTATAATTGTTGAGTCTATAGATAAGGATGAAAATGTTGAAGATTTACAAAAAGATCTAAAGCAAGTTACGGATCTAGAAGAAAATGAATTGGACATAGATTTTGAAGAAGCTCAATTAGAGTCCGTAGGTGATCTTGAAGACATAGAATCACAGCcagaaatagataaaaatgaTGTTGACGAAGAgtctgaaaatattaaaaatgcagGACTTTCTGAAGAAATTGTAGCGGAAGATCAAGAAAATTTAGTTATTAATATGGATGATAATACTGTAAATGCAACAAATGTGGAAACAGCGAGTGATATTGAATTAGAATTAGCTTCAGATATCTTGCTGCATAACATGGATCATAATGACAAAGCTGAAAATGTAGGAGATATACAGAAAGACTTAAAAGTACATACTGATTTAACAGAAACTGAATTGGATATCGAATTTGAGGAAGCACACCTGGAATCTGTAGGTGATCTTGAAGAAATAGAATCACAGACAGAAATAACTAAAAGTGATCTTGAAGAAATAGAATCACAGGCAGAAATAACTAAAGGTGATGTTAAAGAAACAGAACCACAGGCAGAAATAGCTGAAAGTGATctcgaagaaataaaattacagGCAGAAATAGCTAACAGTGatgttaaagaaatagaatcacAAGTAAAAATGCCTGAAAGTGATGTTGAAGAAACAGAATCACAGACTGAAATAGCTAAAGATAATGCTGAAGAAACAGAATCACAAGTAAAAATAGTTGAAGGTAATGTAGAAGAAACAGAATCACAAACAGAAAGAGCTGAAGATAATGTTGAAGAAACAGAATTACAAGCAAAAATAGTTGGAGGTAATATTGAAGAAACAGAATCACAAGCAGAAATATCTAAAAGCACTGCTGAGGAAACAGAATCACAAGCAGAAATATCTAAAAGCACTGCTGAGGAAACAGAATCACAGACAGAAATAATTAAAGTTGATATTGAAGAAACAGaatcaaagataaaaataaataaaagcaatATTGAGGAAACAGAAACACAGATAAATATAGCTAAAGATAATATTGAAGAAGAACCTGAGAATAAAAACAATATGGAACTTACTgaagaaattataattgaatCACAGCCAGAAATAATGAAAAGTAGTGTTGAAGAAGAGTgtgagaataaaaagaaaatggaatttACTGAAAAAATTGTAACTGAATCACAGCCAAAGATAATGAAATGTGATATAGAAGAAGAGTCTGAGAATAGAAAAGAACTTCCTGTAGAACTTCCTGCGAATCTTCCTGAAAAAATTGTGACAGAAGATCAAGAAAATTTAGTTATTAATATGGATAATAATACTGTAAATTTGGCAAATGTAGAAAAGGCAAGTAATATTGATACTTCAAATATCTTGTTGCATAATATGGATTGTTACGGGAAAGAAGATATTGGGGACTTGCAAAAAGTTTTAAAAGGGGGTACTAATTTGACAGAAAATGAATTGGGCATGGATTTTGAAAGAGCTCCACTGGAATCTCTTGAAGAAACAGAATTACAGCCAGCCATAACCAAAATTGATGTTGAAGAGGAATCTGAGAATAGAAAGCACATAGAACTTCCTGGAGAAATTGTAACTGAACTACAACCAGAAGTAGTGAAGAATGCTGATGAAGAAGAACATGAGAATAGGAAAGGTGTAGAACTCTCTGaagaaattataacaaaaatccAAGAAAATTTAGTTATTGATATGGATGTTAATGGTGTAGATTTATCAAATGTGGAAAGACCAAATGATATTGAAACACAATTAACCTCAGATATCCTGTTGCATAACATTGTTCAAGATAACAAAGATAACAATTTTGAGAATTTGCAAAAGGATTTAAGAGAAGGTACTAATTTGGACATAGACTTTGAAGAAGCTCCATTGGAATCCATAGGTGATCTTGAAGAAACAGAATCACAATCAGGAATTGTTAAAAATGATATTGAAGGGGATCCTTCTGAGAATAGAAAGAATGCAGGACTTTCTGAAGCAATTGTAACAGAAGATAATCCAGCAGAAGGTAATCTAGCAGAAGCTAATCTAACAGAGGATAATTTAGCAGAAGAAAATTTAGTTACTAATATGAAAGATAATATTGCAGATTTCCCAAATATGGAAAGATCAAGTGACATTGAATTAGATTTGCCTTCAGATATCTTGCTGCGTAACGTGGATCATGATGAAAATTTAGATGATGCTCGGTCTGCCATAGAAACATCTCAACCTAGTTCTGAAATATCCGAGCTTGAATCAGCTGTTAAATTTTTGCAAGAGTCTGAAGAACAAGCAATGGATTCTCCTTTGGTATTATCTCCTAAAATGATGGAAAGTGTCGTAGATGATATATCCAAACAAGCTGATGCATCATCTTTGTTTGTACCTAATGAAGATATATGCGAAAATACGTCAGAATTAGAAGTGGAACTACAGAACATCACGACGGATTCGATTTCTATTTCTGAGGCGGAAATCATCTCGGAAGCTGCGAAACTTGAAAGCGAGAGAAAACTTGCCGAGCAAATTAAAATTGATGCTTTACAAGACAAGTTTGAGATAGATGATGATAAAGAGACAATAAATGAAGGTATAATCGAAGGGAAGATAACACTATCTGAGACTAAATTTGGCGTAACACCTTTGGAGAACATTGAAATACAGCAATTACGAAACTTAGAAAGTAATAAAGTATCTGATGCAGTGATAACATTACCACATGTTTCACCCAACATTTTAAAGACATCCGAATCTATACCAAAAGTTTCGATTTTAGAAGAACGTCTAAGGGAACCACCCAAGATAGAAATTCCTACTACAGATGTGgcaaaagtatcgatatctccGAACATCTCTAAAGATAGCCTCTTGATTCAAAAGGATGCAAAATTAATTGCCTATCAAAAGATGTTGGAATCGCCGAAGATGTCCGATAAATCAGAATCGAAGATAGTTGACACACCACGAAAGGATCCCGAAAAACACGATTTCGAAAATGTAGGATCTCCACGAATCATTTTAAAGATAGCAAAGTCTGCAATCACTGATTGTGGCGAACCAAGATCACCTAAAAGTCCGAAGATCAGATCTGCGACTAACTCGCCAAATCCTGAAGATAGTCCAGGTCAAAAACTAgggaaaataaaattgaaattatctaAAGGAGGTCATCCTTCTATAATATCCAATGAGAACATCGAAGAAGTTGGACAGTGGTATTCAGAAGGATCATCATCGTTGTCCCCTCTTGGTATGaagattaaattttcaaaatccgGGGATCCATCTATAGTTTCCGCTGAGAAATACGAGTCGATCGATGATTGTAAAGAAAGTAAACACAAATTCGAAGAAACTGTGCGAACAGAATCACCGATTGGAATGAAAATCAAGTTATCAAAAAGTGGTGATGCATCTATAGTGCAACAAGATGCAAAAGAAATGCAGGTAAAGCATAAAGATAAACTAGATATGGTTCAGGAAAGCCCAAAGAGAACGGAATCTCCAATTGGAATGAAAATTAAGCTTTCAAAGACTGGAGACGTCTCGATAATACAATCCGAGAGACAAGATTTTTTGGAAGAATATAAAGATAGTGTGCAAATAAAACCAAAGGAGAAGCTCGAATCATGTTATGGCTCTCCCAAGAGAACTGACTCTCCTATAGGAATGAAAATCAAGCTATCTAAAAGTGGggacgcttcgatcgtttctccGGATTTGccagaagaaaataaagatatcaacaaaatgAAAGATAAATTAGATTTATCACCAGAAATTCCAAAGAGAACCGAATCCCCAATTGGAATGAAAATTAAGCTAGCAAAAACGAAGGGTGGCGGAGCTTCTATAATATCGGTAGAAAACTCTGAAGAAGTAAAAGACAAACTAGAAATTCCAGATATTCCCAAACGGACGGAATCGCCGCTTGGAATGAAGATCAAATTGTCCAAAACTGGCGATGCATCGATCGTTCATTCAGAAGTATTGGacgaaattaaagataaaatggATACAGTTCAAGATGCGTCGAAATCATTGGAGTCATCGCATATTGAGGTCTCGAAAGAAGAGCAATCAGTGGAAACTATACATGAAAC
The Bombus terrestris chromosome 10, iyBomTerr1.2, whole genome shotgun sequence genome window above contains:
- the LOC100644567 gene encoding uncharacterized protein LOC100644567 isoform X2, coding for MEEEVNLTLKLEETESQSQIMKSDIEVDPENKKENSTEEIVKESQLEIIKNDVADEPENQQSSVFYEEIINESQPEIITKSQLEIIKSDDKEEPETRKYAKLPKETLIENEKNFIINMGDNIAHSANVETTSDVEMDTEKVVKIADAEDLELNKNEELSNKQQLEDNLKCDINKDNLKDILETASKVEDIFSEEQCQSTQDIVTSILDDVRNATDFKNILSTEAVAANEIEEVLQQSGNIPLAETEIEELTEKLPQDSEDIMNKDMEDSISEHIDSLEGLLGLDLIPEGEDSSLKATKAEEELQKSDQLSKVVDMSLLLEQSDPISDMAQTSDYITQVISSCLTDRNDLPLETTKKSNTIEVVDDKVKNSPASDILKIDGSIIVESIDKDENVEDLQKDLKQVTDLEENELDIDFEEAQLESVGDLEDIESQPEIDKNDVDEESENIKNAGLSEEIVAEDQENLVINMDDNTVNATNVETASDIELELASDILLHNMDHNDKAENVGDIQKDLKVHTDLTETELDIEFEEAHLESVGDLEEIESQTEITKSDLEEIESQAEITKGDVKETEPQAEIAESDLEEIKLQAEIANSDVKEIESQVKMPESDVEETESQTEIAKDNAEETESQVKIVEGNVEETESQTERAEDNVEETELQAKIVGGNIEETESQAEISKSTAEETESQAEISKSTAEETESQTEIIKVDIEETESKIKINKSNIEETETQINIAKDNIEEEPENKNNMELTEEIIIESQPEIMKSSVEEECENKKKMEFTEKIVTESQPKIMKCDIEEESENRKELPVELPANLPEKIVTEDQENLVINMDNNTVNLANVEKASNIDTSNILLHNMDCYGKEDIGDLQKVLKGGTNLTENELGMDFERAPLESLEETELQPAITKIDVEEESENRKHIELPGEIVTELQPEVVKNADEEEHENRKGVELSEEIITKIQENLVIDMDVNGVDLSNVERPNDIETQLTSDILLHNIVQDNKDNNFENLQKDLREGTNLDIDFEEAPLESIGDLEETESQSGIVKNDIEGDPSENRKNAGLSEAIVTEDNPAEGNLAEANLTEDNLAEENLVTNMKDNIADFPNMERSSDIELDLPSDILLRNVDHDENLDDARSAIETSQPSSEISELESAVKFLQESEEQAMDSPLVLSPKMMESVVDDISKQADASSLFVPNEDICENTSELEVELQNITTDSISISEAEIISEAAKLESERKLAEQIKIDALQDKFEIDDDKETINEGIIEGKITLSETKFGVTPLENIEIQQLRNLESNKVSDAVITLPHVSPNILKTSESIPKVSILEERLREPPKIEIPTTDVAKVSISPNISKDSLLIQKDAKLIAYQKMLESPKMSDKSESKIVDTPRKDPEKHDFENVGSPRIILKIAKSAITDCGEPRSPKSPKIRSATNSPNPEDSPGQKLGKIKLKLSKGGHPSIISNENIEEVGQWYSEGSSSLSPLGMKIKFSKSGDPSIVSAEKYESIDDCKESKHKFEETVRTESPIGMKIKLSKSGDASIVQQDAKEMQVKHKDKLDMVQESPKRTESPIGMKIKLSKTGDVSIIQSERQDFLEEYKDSVQIKPKEKLESCYGSPKRTDSPIGMKIKLSKSGDASIVSPDLPEENKDINKMKDKLDLSPEIPKRTESPIGMKIKLAKTKGGGASIISVENSEEVKDKLEIPDIPKRTESPLGMKIKLSKTGDASIVHSEVLDEIKDKMDTVQDASKSLESSHIEVSKEEQSVETIHETLPKIDSPLGMKIKLSKFGDASIVSLEKQEQLEESPKRTESPLGMKIKLSKSGDASIIQTDTSEDANKTIRTIEAEHSKTTDASLGMKIKLLKTGDASIVDPEKKDREQRRRDAESSLEMKIKLSKTGHPTIVACDNQAEVYKSKEAVDPPQNFAQRYKEPGQIGHKEPALKILKSGNSTILQSNRSELTIEPVQMQGKKLENVIEMSPKRKDITIAPIEPKKSKLETQLTQILPEVTIQPVTSREQKQFLFDPKNSAISLQQMNVINQEISITQVRPQKSTDASMNEKLKDILSKNVSGSPLNSDCEIIEHRSELIIVNENSNSSQDVVIIEEVSTNRIPEVKVPKKRGRPRRNPLPQGITHPPPHLLISRDPLPLDDAQQMQQPQVPHFPQSRENERPKRTCRSQKSYAPPRRGRGRGRGKRKLDTVDPQIMKKPRIEQDLNAIEASTTAVITIDDSGLQQESFGKSPELYKALKQPVMDSKLVNSSGKVNKKIMGQKNGGVKSANIVNNTLPDSTGMQSETNKTPEMRLPKPISNDVKDKKLADIVPERMQKTATKLDSDNRSDKSMENAKLENKDMLVPPGHPNWLTPASKRTENATKHENMSMVQVIDEETRMSAESGSRSQTPARNISAPASDTIVNEESQGSVLSTATTESEKVKVKNRRMEINFDPDEGPFTVDKIAEYEWPLDRKGETFMIQEQISQYLGVKSFKRKYPDLKRRVVDMEERNYLRENGLVSEAMCDMGLTAICSSEVLDVMCSDFPDQYEEYRKHMREKQVKEHSKKQKELTAAANAEKNRIDLAEMAVQSALSWNISLNKARRENRKCSLDLQTFTIHVPKKQQEVESERRIGHYPVALIPGQYTDYYREYTPAELRYYPLNTVLYGPMRPNERKFDSQSEGSQSDTDSDSSSDDSSSSSSEGTQDTEGSQSTMDDVDMEITNRKDEIKLKCKMCLKTLNKHSKNEVLIQCGTCNGHVHPSCIDLTLDMVPHIQSYAWQCTDCKTCAQCHDPADEDKMLFCDMCDRGYHIYCVGLRRVPQGRWHCQECAVCVNCGSREPGGINSDRNSVAQWQHEYKKGDKNTRVYVSTLCVPCSKLWRKGRYCPHCSRCHTAPRLDLEVNLVHCSACDKYLHLGCVETKGMPLDRKNYLCDFCAPNRQQMVKSLISRTLRT